The sequence below is a genomic window from Rhinopithecus roxellana isolate Shanxi Qingling chromosome 19, ASM756505v1, whole genome shotgun sequence.
atttttatttctggGTGGGATGTGGCCTTTTGGCTGGTCCCGTCCCTGAtgtgacccccacccccaccagcccctttcatccctccttcctccccgtCAGTTTTTGTTGGAAAGATTATCTCTAGAGTTATATTTTCTATTAGATGTAAAtatgttatttaagaaaaatatctaaatatatatatttcaactcTTGAAGTTGTTTTATTTAAAGGAGAGAGACTCTCATTGTGCTTTAGTTGGGGCAGGCAAAtgagctggggcaggaggggccTCCTTGCCCCAGGGCTCTAGGGAAGTTGGGGCCTGGGTACAGGTTTCTGAGAGTGTCTGGAGGGGCTTggcctgcccaccccacccctcctcccttctcccacaGCCCAATGCCAGACTCCTGGCACCAAGGCCCGGCCCAGATTTGCTCTCTCTTCCCATTGGCCAGGCAGTCCAACAAAAGGTTGGCTCCCCAATCAGAAAAAAGGGGGGGTGGggtcagttttccttttttcacttttttttttttttttttaaggtaaagaaGTCTATTAGGGAAAAACAGTATTAACTTGAATAAGCTTTTCGTGTGTGATGTTGAAGGTTAAAACGTCCCCAGCAGGCAGGGACAGGAGGTTTCTCCCCAGGACCACACCAGGAAATGCACTTtagggaggggtgtgtgtgtggtacacGCAGATCGTGTGTATGTCATGTGGATAAAATCTCCCCGTTCCCTCGTTCCTTTCCTTACTccgcagaaagaaaagaaatccagcGAATCTGTTTACATTCCCGAAATGCCAGGATAAATTGGGAGGATTGCGTGTCAGTGCTCAGAGTTCGAGACAGTTGTTTTACAAGAAAAGTGTTGGGGTGGACTTTTACTTTTCGCGTCCTCTAGCTTCGCCAGGAGAAGAGACGGTGGCCCCCACCTCCCAGGAAGAGTTGGACAAGCCTCCCTGCCTGGGGAGGGCGGGCCGCCAGCTCTGTGATGGACACACGGCCAGACAGGCCCACCCTGCGGGACCCACGGAGggaggcgcggtggcgggcattGGGCGGCGGGCGCTGCTGGGAGCAGTGACTTCGCACCCAGGCCCTCGCCACGGCCAGGCTTGGAGTGTGGCGGAGGACCAGGGCTCGGGGCTCGGAGCTGGGGCTGGACTCACCCCCGCGGCTCCGGCCGGGCACGGAAAGGAGGGGCGAGGCGGGGTTTTCATCCAAGTATGTGCATCGgaacttttgctttttccttttttccccccgtCCTTCTTAAAAGCAAAAGCTATAATTTATAGGTCTTTTCGATTCGCAGTGTTCTCTATTTGAACTCGACATTCAAACTCCGCcaaagggggagggaggagcgGGAGTTGGGAGTGGGGACGGCCGCGGCGGGGAAGGCCGTACGCGGCGGCGGGGCCTGGGACGCCCCTGCCCGGCGGACTTGACCGCTCTGCGCTCCGAGGGCGCAGAACGTGCGCCCCTCTTTTGACTCAAAAGCACAAATCAGTCCCCTCCACTCCACCCCCGTCTCTCGGAGCAGGGATCCCGcagcctccctgccctccccgccCTTAAAGGGCCAGCGAAGATCTAACTTACCATTGCTTGTAGAGGGAGGGGCGCGGGGGCCCTGCGCGCCAGAGGAAGCACAGACTCGGGGCGAGCGAGGCGGGGAGTCGGGGGTGGGGGAGCTTCGCATGGAGTGGGGGGTGCTGGGAGGGAACCCAGCCTCATCCTCCGCACTCCCGGCTTCTCAGCCTCTCTCTCCTCCAGACTTTCTTGCctttaaagagagaaaaggagggaaacgGTGTATTACATGATGGTGTTTGTTTTTGAATATCAAATTGCGCCTATAAAGAGAAGCCCCTGGAATGGGGATTTTTATCTACTCACATTTGTAAAACTGGTATTTTAGACTTTGTATAAAGAAGCGCCGTTGACCGAGTGTATCTATTTAAATGTCGGTGCTATTTTCAGATGAAACTTCACTGAGGGGGCATGTCTGTTACCGAGTGGACGGGACTGGGGGACACGCGTCTTCACCTGGCCGCCGCCTTCCCTTCTCTCCCGCCTGCCCTTtactcccacctccctcccttcctggggCTGACTTTGCCCCTTCCCTTGGACCTTCCTCCAGCCAGCCGGGCTCTGTCCCTACCGCCCCTCCGTCCTGCTGTTTGTCCGTGGCCGTGCGTGTGTGTCTCCTTCTCTCGCTCTTGCGACGCTGACCtggggggtgggtgggcaggggccaggggCCACGTGGCTGGGAGTCTGCAACCGCGCAGGATGTGTGCGCTGTTGGGTTTATTTGATTCTAAGATTTGTACAAATCTCCAATCGATCTCCGCCTCAGCCCAAGAGTGAAGCTTCGGTAGCTGTCTTCTGCGGTTGTGAATGTCTGTATCCAATACCGCTTTTTACGTGTTTAAATACATACTTTGTAAATAGAGACATGTCTtggttttattcttctttttctttccctgagcAAAGGGAAGAGGCATCCCGGGAAGAGAGGATCGTCCCTCTTCTCTCAGTACCCATCCTGTCCTCCCGCCCCCATCCTCGCCCCCATCGGCGGAGGAACGGTTCCTGCAAAGGCCCTTCCCCAGCTGGGGAACCCACCTGGTTGGGATAGAGGTGGGCGTGGGAGGCCGCGGCGGCTGACTCTCCTCAGCCCATCTAGGGGAAGCCGTTTGGCTCTCCGCGCCTACTGGCTGCACTTCTTCGGGACCCGGGCGGTATCTGGGGACCCCGGAGGGAGGATGcgcctgaggtcgggggttcacCTTTCCTCTGACGGGCTCCTCCAGCGCGCCACACCCCCAGGCCGGAGGGGTCTGGTCTCCGAGGCCCCGGGGCCTCGCCGCGTTGCCCACAGCCTCCCGGGCCAGCCCCTCGGAGCTGCTGTGAGACCCACTTTCCAGACCCACCCAATCTTGCTAGCTAGCGCTCCCCGAAATGCAGAGCCTCGCGCCTATTGATTGAGGAATTGAATTCGCGGGTATTGCTAGGCAACTGCCTGCTCGGAGCCGGCGCAGAGCGCTGCTGATGTGATTAGTGAACCTGGCGCCGCCGCGCCGCAGCCCCGCGCACCCCCGCCCCGGAGTCCCCGCAGCCTTTCCGGCCCAGGTCTCCTAGGCGGGCCTAAACCCTAACGCTGGGCAAGGGACGATGCGGGGAGAGCAGAgtgcggggtgggggtggagagggagATGTTCTTGGCCTTTTCTGGCCACAGACTTCACAGCAGTAGGGGCGGGGTCTTGAAGCCCGCACAGGAGAGCCATCCTTGGGATCCCCAAAGAGGCCACCGCACTAAACCCAGTTCTACTTCCATAGTACCCGGCAGACGTCACCCTGCCAGGACGCCGCGATTCAGGCTCACCCCTAACACCCACCCGGAGGAACATGGACAGGGGTAGCTCACGCATCTGCAGCCCCTTGCTGAGGAGTCAGTGGCCCGGCCCTTGGCGGAGCTTCCCCCTTCCCCAGCTGTGACCGGTGTGGGAGGGCGCGGGAGGACAGGAGCGTCCTGGCGCCCGGGCCCAGGGCAACGGATCACAGAGCCCTGAGTGCCCTTCCGACGTGAGGGCCTGCGCTGCCTGCCGAGTAGGGTCGCTGGCCGCCAGGTGTCCAAGATCTCAGCCCGAGACTGCCCCACCGCAACTGGGCGGTCTCTGTGCTGGCAGGGGACATCAAGGGAAGGTGGGTGGGGTGGCCCAGCGATGGTCGCCGCTTGGACGGGGCTCCCTTCCGCGTCCACTCCTGGGTGTGTGGGGCAGTGGAATGGGCTCCTGCTTAAGCAGACGGGAgggcccccaccctgcccctttTTCGGGTTCTCTGGCCATCAACCTCGGCTTTGAGGAGCGCCCTCACGGGTTTCCGTTTCCTGGGCAGATTCCCTGGGAGTCCCCCACAACTGCAGAGACCAGGTGTGCGTGGCGGCCTCCAGCCGGACTGGTTACCCTGCGTCCCAAGGACAGGGCCAGCTAGTGTGGCCACCGCGGCGGGAAACCTGACCTCGCACAAACATTGGTTGGGTTGGAAGGTTCATGCTCTTCCTAGAGTGTCGGATAGGATTCATTTTCCGTCCCTTTGATGCTGGCTTCGCACCAATCCTGATCTAGGCACTGTGCCGTGCGCCGGGGCCGCCGGCGCGCAGATCTGCCCCGGCCCTCTGGGGCTCCTGTGCCGGTTTCCTCTTCTCATCTAAACGCCCTCCAGGCCGAGAGGCGTGCTGTCCAGCGTGGAAGGCGGCTGCCCGCCTGTCCTGAACGCGGCGAGAGAGGCTGCGGGCAGGGTCGGGGCTTTCCTCCTGAGACTTCGGCGGCGGAGGTGGCCGGGGTGCAGGTGGTGCGATGGGGTCCCGGGCGCCCTGGAGACGCGGCTGGCTTTTCCCTTGTCGGTCCGAGGCGCCGGCGGCCGACCTTGGTGGGATGCGCGCGCCCTCTGCAGGTGGCGGCGTCGGCCCGGGTCGCCCGCGCCCACCCCTTACCCCCGGGGGCCAGTAGCTTGCTGGTTGCGAACCCTAACTGAGAAAGCCTTATCTACCCCCCACCCAACGGCACCGctgggcgcccaccaccacgggCGCCCCTCTGCGTCCTCCCGGAGCCGCGGCGCTCGATCCACGAGGgcggaggggaggaaggagaggtccACACGCCCGGACCACCGTCCTCCAGCCCCTCCGCATCCATCGCTCCCGGCGCCCGCGGGCAGGTCGCGGCGGCGTGGGGGCCGGGCCCTCGAGCGGGGTCGGGCCCTTGGCAGCCCAGTCTATTCTTCTGAGGGGGCCTGGATTAGGCGATCACATCAGCGGCGCAGAAACTAACAAAGGCCGAGCGGGCTCGGCCCGGCACCCGTCTGGCCGAATCCCGGTAGAGATGGGCTCTCCGGAAAGGCTGGCTCCACATCGGGAGCCGCGCCTGCTCCTGCTCGGCCAACTTGCTCCTTCCTGGGGTCCCAGCCCCTTTCCGCAGCTCTCATAAGCCAGAGGACAGGCTCGCTGGGGGTCGCCCCTGCCCGCTTTCTCCAAAACAGCCAGAGACTTGCGAAGGCAGCAAAAGAGAGCCCACCAGCAGTCTTCTTTCTCTGCAACACTCTGATTTCGAATTCGCAGGCCTTCCTGGAGCGGACTAATGCTGGGGGTCACATTTCCATTTGTAGGGGGAACCCTTTCCTGAACCAAAAGACTCAGGCCTTGGCCCCAAGTAGCTTTTCACCCAGTGACCGCAACATCTAGGCCCAGCTTCCCTCTTCAAAGAAACTCTGTTCTCCCTGGAGGCTGGAATTTATGAATAAATTCATGCTGAGGTTGGTGCAAGCCTTAAGGGGTCGGGGAACGTTCTATAATAAGCAAATCACCTCTTTTTTTCGCGAGCCTTGGGTTAGGAGTTGCAGTAGCTTCTAACTCACAGTGACTCCTCTGGAATTTTATGGCTGCCTCCTTGTAAAGCATTAGCACATGTGGTGGCTTCAAGGGGCCGAGTGGCTTTCCAACACAGCATCTCTGGATACTGTGGGGGCGGGGAGAGGGAGAGTTTTGGTTTAACTTTGTCTCTGGAAGGGAGCAGTCTCAAGATGAGTTGATTATATAttgcagcatccctgacctcacCTAACAGATGCCGGTAACGCTGCCCCTGCCCCCAATCCCTGccattgtattttttctatttttcccattAATTCAGTCTCTCAAACTCAGCACTACTGACGCGCTGGGAAGGATCATTTCTGTCTGTCATGGAGACTGTCCTGTGCACCTCAGGACATCTAGCAGCACTCCTCTGGTATCCACGCACTATATCCAAGTGGCACCCACCCCACAGCGTGACAACCAAGACCTCCTGATCTGCCAAGGGTCCCCTGCAATGCCAAATTGTTCTGTGTTGTGAACTACTGGTATATGGACTCTGAAACCCCCATCCCTTGCTTGGAAACACATCTTTTTCTGCACCCTCTGCAAGTGGCCAAGCCTTTCCCAGGCTTTGATTTTTCTGTGCCACAAGTGTTCAGCCCATGTCCAGACGAGTTATTTTGcctcaagaaaggaaaagagcagAGTCTATTGTGTTTCCAGGGATCACTCATGATGTACACCAGGccaaaagtgttttaaaaaatttattgatatACTGAGAGATAACAAAAGGACAAAAATCTTCTGACGCCATTTGCTGTCTTTTCCctgtaaaataaattaacatcagtctaaaaaaagaaaaaaccctgcaACTTTGCTAGTTTTCCAAAAATGCTAGAAAATCAACAGAATCGTGGGTGCACTTGAGTAAAATCTGGTCGTCCAGGCACTACCTGTCCCCAACTCCATTCCCTTTCCCCACACCATCAGGGGCTTTTTGGGGGAAACATTTCCTTGAACTGATTGATCCCAATTAAATGTGGGCCCTGGGCTGTTGTCCTGTTTCAACACAGATCCTCTCCTAGGGCAATAACATATCtacttttgttctcttttaagAAAGCAAACAGCCATAGTTGAAAGCAATTAGAAGTGGCATgcatgaatgatttttttttttaattaaaaaacacaaatcatgCCAGTCATTGGCTTTGGTTCAAAGCTTGATCCTCCCCCAGTCTCCCCTTAATGAAAGCTCTGGGCCCAGAGCCCTCTCCAACTAGGTCAGAATTTCGAGCGTAACCAAAACAAGGAACACTCTTTTttggtacaaaatatacatataaaaatatgccaACACCTCTAAGGAAGACAGACTGGCCACTGCTTCCTATTCAATACAGGAACAAACAAGATGGGGTTAACACAccattacacacatacacactgccaCAGTTCCTGTGGGACCTTTGGGAAAAAAGCAACAATGCATCTTGTCAGATGTGCCAGACACCTagctacacaaacacacacacacacataaatagcagcaaataaaaatagaaagtctacttttatttattggtAAACGTAAGACAACCAAGTCTGAGCATTCGGTGCAGTTCCCAGTGGTGGCCCTTGCCCTGCACACGTGCACACGCTCTTGAAGCACCAGGAAAAACACACGACACAGTAAGAAGGCAAAGTGGCTGGGAGTAAGGTATCTGCAGATTCAAACTTTGGGATTGAAGTAGCTGGTAAGCAGAAAGGCACCAAATCAGGGTCTGGAGAGACCCGGCTGCTGGGGAGGACAGGCAGCCAGGGACAGATCATTTCTCCAACAGCTCCTGGAAGGACAGAGTCACCCTAAGGGCTTGGAGAGCTGTTAGTCTGGCTTTGGAGCGTTGAAGGTAGCACAGCGCTCCGCAGGAAGGAGTCACAGGCTTGGCTGTCTGGGCACAAGGAAGCTGATGCCTGAGGCCCAGCATGCCAGGATCCACGCCTCCTCCCAGGCTGCGCAGTGAGCTGGAATCTCTCCCTCTCCTGTGGGGAGCAGCTCTTCCTTACTGTCTGCTTCCAGCCCTGGCCTAGCTATGTGGGACCCCAGCCCTTCAATTCACCGAGGCGGGCACCATTCCTGTGGCAGCCACCACCCCCACTGTGGGCTGGCCTTCAACGAAGCCATGGACATGGGTCCCTCCCCAAAGGCACACTGTTAAGATCAATTTGGCTACACCAAGGCCACCTCTTCCTATTTGGCACGGTGAGGTACTGGGGGGTCTTGCAGTCTGGTAGGCCTGTCCCCCGGAAAACAGAGCCCATTCTCGAAGTCTGGGCTGCTCCATGGAAGGGCAGCCTTTCCTACAGTCAGGCACTGGAATAGAGCCCCACGCTTGCTGGCTGACTCCATCCAATCAGACGAACAGAAAGTGACCACCCCACCCTCTTTTGTTTTTGGCATCACAAAGACCCAGTGACCAGATTGCCTGCCGCTGCCACCTCTGGGCTGCCCTTTCTGCCCAAGCTGCTCTCAGAACAGAAATCCTGATATTGGTCAGAAACCATACAATGTAGCTCACAATCTTGAGTTAACAGGGGCCTCAGGGCCAAGGCTGACAGATTCAGCTTCCCAGGGCCCTCTACCAGGTGGGTCCCCTAGAATTTGTCCAGCTTCCCAAATGGTAGAGGTAGAATTTTTCAGCTGGAAAGGAGCCAAGCAGGGAACGCCTAAAGGTGCGGGGGATTGTCAGGGAAAGTGATATTCCTGAAGGAACGCCTCATCCACTTGAGCAGGGCCCTGCACAGGCAGCAGGGAGTTGTGGGCAGGACCCACAGCACACACCTGCAGCACGGGCAGAGCCGACAGATGGGCCCATCGACTCACAAGTGCCAGCACTCCTGTCCTCCGGGGCAGTCTGTGGGCCATGAGGACAAAGCCAGTCCTTTATTAGCAAAAGGTAGATcctgggagtggagggaggggcTTGCTTGCCAAGGGTCCTGCCCACGGGACTCCCCTGGACCTGAGCACCTCCACTTTGGGTTTTCCTTGGGACACTGAACTCTGGGCTTTCTAGAAATGGAACATGCTTCAgtgggcctggggcagggggtgggtcTGGGTGTGGAAGGGGACTCAGGTCACTTCTCATTGGGACACGGGCAGGAAGGAGGGCAGCAGCCACAGCCTGCCTCTCCTGCTCCGAGGCGTGGAGGCTCTTCAGGTGGAACCTAGCTGTGGGACCACCCTCTCCCCACCCATGCTGGCTCGCAGGCTGTTTGGGGGCTGTGGATGCCACCCTGAATTGGGGCTAGATGGCCACAAAGCCAGCCTTTTAGGGCTCCTAGGCTTGCTCTACTCTAGCTGCCTGCCACTGTCCTTTCACAGTAAGGCCCCAGCCAGCCCCCAGCTGTCAGGGGCaagctccccaccccaccactgcAGGCTCAGGCAATGCCAGCCACGCCCGCCCCTGCTCATCCCATCTCCCAAAAGCTGCCACCAGGTGGAGGGAACACTAGTCCCACTGGCCTTGCCTCCCCACAATACTCTCTGCCCACCCCAGGGCTGAAAGCGAGATACACCAGACGTCCCCAGCTGACACCTCAGCCCCTGCGAGGCAGGGAGCAAAGCAGTGATTCAGTCACACAGGCCATGAGGAGCAGTTCAAATGCAGCCATGAAGAAGCCTGCTCTGTTCAAGACAGTCACCTTGAGCTACAGGTGCCACTGCATTTCCTGAGGCAAGAGAGGAAAGCGAAGAGGCCTGCAGAGGTAGGAACACGGTGGAGACCAACAAGGTAGTGAGACCCCCTGGCCTACCTCGCAGGACAGGGCAGGATGCAGGGAGAAGCCCCTTCCAAGTCTGCCCATCAAGGAGACCACCCGCTCCTCCTCCCCTGACCCAGACTCTTGAGGGGGCTTGGGCTGGGAATCAGTTAGCCAAGCAAAACCACAGGCAGCGAAGGGGAGTAGGAGCAGGCAGCTGGTGGCGCAGGGGATTCAGTAATGCCTCAGGCTGAAGAAGCCCACGCTGGTGGGAGACTCCTTCACTGTGACGGTGATGAGGTTGGCAGTGACGTCAGTGACAAAGACATGCTCGATGAGGCTGCGGGTGGGCTTCCAGTCCTGGCTGGTCTGAACGGACACTGACGGGTTCTGACCAGTGCTGGGTAGGTGAGGCAGAGTCCGGGTCAGAGTCCGAGCTGCTGCTCTCCTCGCCTGCGCTCATCTCTGGCAGTGTGGCTGCCTTGCGAGCTTCTCCAGGGGCTGTGCGGCTCTCCTGCCCACTGGGGGTAGCACTGCCCTTGACATAGTCCCTCTTGCTGGCAGGCGTGGGCGGTGCCACTGCTCTGGAGGCCAGCTTCTCACTTTTGCTTGTGTCGGTGGGCATGGCGGCCCCGCTGCCCCCAATGAGGCCACTCCCAGTGCCCTTCCCAGGGACTGGGTTGGTGGCTGGGACACCCTTGGTGGCAGTGGCATGGCGGGCGAGCAGACCCACCCCAGGCATGCCATTCTTGACACTTTGCAAGTCCAATACCTGGAGGCTCAGCTCCTGGGTGGGTGCTGACTGAGGGCCTGGGCACCCAGCAGGTACCCTGCTGGTACCATGGGTGTGTGGGGGGGCCCCTGTGCTCCCTACTTTCTGCTCCACAGCCCCGCTGCTGGGGGCCTTCGGGATTTTGCTTCCTGGAGGGCTCATTCCCAGCTCCCCTTTCTGCGTCCTCACCTTCAGGTCCAGCCCAAGGCCGCACTTGTTGGTGCCCTGGGCCTTCGGTGCCAACCTGCTGGCAGCCTGGCTTTGGGCCATGCGGTTCATGTAATGCACGATGGAGCTCTGCCAACTGATGCCACCCCGGCCGGGGCTACTGGCCATGCCCTTCATCAGGCTGGCCAGGTTCTCTGGGGTGGCCATGGCACCGGGGCTGCCGCAGGCCTCCTTGGCATGGGCCTTCAGAGCTGCCAGGCCTGCCACGGGGGCGCTGAGTGGAGGGGGTAGCTTGCTGGCTGGGGCCCCCAGATCCTTCCGGGCGGTCTTCAGCACCTTGGCCAGGCTCACGGGTCTTCGGGTTGCCTTCTGCTCTGGGGGCAGGGGCTTTCGTCCCCGCTTCTTCCGGATGGGATCCTTCAGCTCGGGTTTGGCCACCAGGATCTGGGCCTTCTTCTGAGGCACTGGGTGGGTGTCGCGGCCCCGGGGACCCCTCTTGGCATCTAAATCACTGTCATCCTCTTCATCCGAGGAAGAGGACGACGAcgtagaggaagaggaagaactgCTGGACTTGGATTTAGAGGGAGCATCGGGTTCCtgaaaaaagataaaggagaagttggctgggtgcagtggctcacgcctgtaatcccagcactttgggaggctgaggtgggtggatcacctgaggtcaggagttcgagaccagcctggccaacatagtgatgccgtctctactaaaaatacaaaaattagctgggtgtgggggcacgtgcctgtagtcccagctactgcagaggctgaggcaggagaattgcttgaaatcgggaggtggaggctgcagcgagccgagattgtgccactgaacgccagcctgggtgacagagcaagactacgtctcaaagaaaaaaataaataaataaaagataaggtGTCACACCTCCACTGCCTGCTCCCAGGGTCCAGAGCGCCATGCTGTCCCCAAGGAACACTGGGCACCTTGCAGCCATCAACTCCTGTGGCTTCCAGACCAGAGAGGCAATCAGGAAGGAGCAACTTCTCACCATGCTCACAGTTCCATGAGAGGCAAAATCAAAGgtaaaatagagagaaaaataggTGGCTCCTAAAAATGAAGTCAGAACAAGGACGGACGAAGTCCACACCATAACATCCAGGTCCACCATCAGCTTTCACGGGGAATGCAGATTTAGCTCCGGGCTGTAGAGCAGACGTTCAAAGAGAACGGTATCCAGAGCATCACACTTATCAGGACTCAGGAGGTTACAGGTCATATGAAGTAGCACACACAGCTTTGCAGCCTAAACCAACTGGGCTTCAGTATCCCCATTTCCCAGTCTGAGCCTTACAGGACACAGATAAACAAACCACTGTGCTCCTCGCCTTCTGGATGTCACCCCAAATATTAAATAAGGGTGTCCTCGTGTTTCATAGGCCTCCCATGCTGCCTGCTGGGTCAGAATTCTACAGCGTGTGCTTTAGGGAGTCAGATCCAACACTGCCTCCCTACCACCCCGTTCTCCCGACTTCAACAGGAGTGATCTCCTCAAACCTCCTCAAATAAGGCGTCAATCACTGCCTTGTAGCCACTCCTCAGTCGGCAGGACTTCTGCAGCCCCACCATCCTGCTCAAAAGGAAGATTTTCAAGACAATGTAAGGCCAGTGTAGACCACCCAACAAGATTCTACAGCAGAGAATCCCGTTCATTCAGGAAATTCTCCTGGAAAGGCGGGTTCTGTAAGTGACTGAGCTCGTGGCCACAACATGCGGAGGTCCATGGACAGTGCCGGGAGGAGGAAATCAAAGCAGCACCTGGGACTGAGGCCAGGCCCTCCTCCCCGATCCTGTCCTGCCTCACCTGTCCTCAGGGAAGGGAGGGGCCCCGCCACGGACCCCGGGGTGCCTGCACACCTGTGGTGGGGTGAGCCCATCACTGTAGCGGGGAGGGGTGACAGGACAGTACCGAGACGGCCGAAGCGCACCATCAGCCCACAGTACCTCTGCCCTCCTCCAAGGCCCCTTCCGGCACCCCCTGGCTACTGGGTCAGCCCTGCCTTTCCTGGCCATCTCGATTTAAGGTACACTCACAGGTGGGCCTGGAGTAGCCCAAAATCTTGGGCTTGTGGGTCACATCTAGTCGGCAATCCTATGAGAATCTACTGTATGCATGCTTCCTGTTCCTTTCTGGACCCCATGGGAGTGAAGAGTGCTTGTCAGTAGCAGTTTGACCCTGCCACCCAGCAGAGAGGCGTGCAAgacaggctgaagcaggaagccCCTGGGAGGGACGGGGAGGAACTCGCAGCCGGCTGGGGCACCTGGGCAGCAGAAGCTGAGAGGCAGGAAGAAAAGGGGCTCCTGTTTTCCGAGTAGAGGGACAGACTGTTGGCAGAAGTGCCACCCCCTTCCTGAGGGCCCCAAACCCTCCCTCTGCCTGCCCCCTACCCCAAGGGGGTGCTGGGAGGTGGGGTCAGTATGCCTGGCGCAGCCACCCACCTTGAGCTTGGAGCGCCGGCTGCAGGAGGACATGGCAGTGAGCTTCCTTGGCCGGCCTCTCGGCCTCTTGCCTCTCTTCCGGTTCTGCACTTCCTTCTCATGTTCCCTGAAGGCACACCACTCGTTAATGGGTGAGAAGCCCTAGTGCATACCCCTCCTATCACATGGGACTCTATGGCTTCCAGCACCCTATTCCTGTTGGCCTGTAATAGCTTAACCTGTTTGCTGCAAACACATCATCAAATGCCCAAGGCAGAGGTCAGGCCCCATTTTTTGCACTAGGGTCAGTAACCAGCCACCCTATTTCATTTGGGTAAGGACAAGCTGAAGAGAGGAAAGCAACGCTGGGAAAACGATGATATCCCAGTTTTCTCCGACCTCTCTTAAGACAGCTTCCTGCCGGTGCACTGCTGCGTGGAAATTCTAGCATATCCTAACCAGAAGTGGCTTCGGTGGCCACAGGGTCCAACCTCCTTACTTTCAATAGGAGAAGGAAGCCCAGGGCAAGGAGATGCCA
It includes:
- the CBX2 gene encoding LOW QUALITY PROTEIN: chromobox protein homolog 2 (The sequence of the model RefSeq protein was modified relative to this genomic sequence to represent the inferred CDS: deleted 1 base in 1 codon) → MEELSSVGEQVFAAECILSKRLRKGKLEYLVKWRGWSSKHNSWEPEENILDPRLLLAFQKKEHEKEVQNRKRGKRPRGRPRKLTAMSSCSRRSKLKEPDAPSKSKSSSSSSSSTSSSSSSDEEDDSDLDAKRGPRGRDTHPVPQKKAQILVAKPELKDPIRKKRGRKPLPPEQKATRRPVSLAKVLKTARKDLGAPASKLPPPLSAPVAGLAALKAHAKEACGSPGAMATPENLASLMKGMASSPGRGGISWQSSIVHYMNRMAQSQAASRLAPKAQGTNKCGLGLDLKVRTQKGELGMSPPGSKIPKAPSSGAVEQKVGSTGAPPHTHGTSRVPAGCPGPQSAPTQELSLQVLDLQSVKNGMPGVGLLARHATATKGVPATNPVPGKGTGSGLIGGSGAAMPTDTSKSEKLASRAVAPPTPASKRDYVKGSATPSGQESRTAPGEARKAATLPEMSAGEESSSSDSDPDSASPPSTGQNPSVSVQTSQDWKPTRSLIEHVFVTDVTANLITVTVKESPTSVGFFSLRHY